The following are encoded together in the Streptomyces sp. NBC_01717 genome:
- a CDS encoding CU044_2847 family protein — MTYLVELPVSGARGARTGGEGAGSAPSDATGIVKVQIDEAADGLVQVARPGQVVARATRSLNDMLAGIRPVAENFVDGFRDMARQPDEIGVEFGLSLSAEADVVISRTTGQANFKVTLTWRNPSSGEPAADAAG; from the coding sequence ATGACGTACCTGGTCGAGTTGCCCGTGTCCGGGGCGCGCGGCGCGAGAACAGGTGGCGAGGGGGCGGGATCAGCACCGTCGGACGCGACCGGCATCGTCAAGGTCCAGATCGACGAGGCCGCGGACGGGCTGGTGCAGGTCGCGCGTCCCGGGCAGGTCGTGGCACGGGCGACCCGGTCGCTGAACGACATGCTCGCCGGGATCCGGCCGGTCGCGGAGAACTTCGTCGACGGATTCCGTGACATGGCACGGCAACCCGACGAGATCGGCGTCGAGTTCGGCCTGTCCCTGTCGGCTGAAGCGGACGTGGTGATCTCCCGAACGACCGGTCAGGCCAACTTCAAGGTCACCCTGACCTGGCGCAATCCATCGTCCGGCGAACCGGCTGCGGACGCGGCGGGATGA